Proteins encoded by one window of Anaerosporomusa subterranea:
- a CDS encoding DEAD/DEAH box helicase codes for MNDAFTQLGVGEALTNGLQKAGITQPTGIQTQVIPFVLAGKDVIGQSATGTGKTLAYLLPLFHKIDSSKREMQALVLAPTYELAMQIQKQVELLAANSGLPVTSLPIIGDVNIVRQIEKLREKPHIIVGSSGRILELIQKRKISAHTIKTIVLDEGDRLLGDQHLEGVKAIIKTTLKDRQLLLFSATIKPGTVELAKSLMREPELVRVTPQAQDQPDITHWYFVTELREKMDVLRKIARSIEGERALVFINKQDNVEVTVAKLNFQGLAAASLHGSASKAERKKALEDFRNGKIQLLVASDIAARGLDIPGVDYVINLDMPDEAQIYLHRVGRTGRAGRSGTAISIVTAGETQYIEKCEKALKITMQKKQMVRGEMADKKVRQTNLKPQKVQPVKVKQTEIKK; via the coding sequence ATGAATGATGCATTTACGCAATTAGGTGTTGGCGAGGCGCTAACAAACGGCCTGCAAAAGGCAGGGATTACCCAACCGACAGGAATCCAAACCCAGGTTATCCCATTCGTGCTGGCGGGAAAAGACGTGATTGGCCAATCGGCAACTGGAACAGGCAAAACATTGGCCTACCTCTTACCGCTATTTCACAAAATCGACTCGAGCAAGCGAGAAATGCAGGCGCTAGTCTTAGCACCCACCTATGAGCTGGCCATGCAAATCCAAAAGCAGGTTGAACTGCTGGCAGCGAATTCTGGACTGCCTGTCACCTCTCTGCCAATTATCGGCGACGTCAATATTGTTCGGCAGATCGAAAAGTTACGGGAAAAACCGCACATCATTGTTGGGTCTAGCGGACGAATCCTGGAACTGATTCAGAAGCGAAAGATTAGCGCCCATACCATTAAAACCATTGTGTTGGATGAGGGCGATCGGCTGCTTGGCGATCAACATCTCGAGGGTGTGAAAGCAATCATTAAAACAACGCTGAAGGATCGCCAGTTGCTGCTGTTCTCGGCAACGATTAAACCAGGGACTGTCGAACTGGCAAAAAGCCTAATGCGTGAACCCGAATTGGTTCGTGTGACGCCTCAGGCTCAAGATCAACCAGATATTACACACTGGTATTTCGTAACCGAGCTGCGGGAAAAGATGGACGTCTTGCGCAAAATCGCTCGCAGCATTGAAGGTGAGCGAGCTCTGGTCTTTATTAACAAACAGGACAACGTGGAGGTCACTGTTGCCAAATTGAATTTTCAAGGTTTAGCAGCAGCTAGTCTGCATGGAAGTGCAAGCAAAGCAGAACGGAAAAAAGCGCTTGAAGACTTCCGCAACGGTAAAATACAGCTTTTGGTTGCCTCTGACATTGCCGCAAGGGGCCTTGACATCCCTGGTGTGGACTATGTGATCAATCTTGATATGCCAGATGAAGCGCAAATTTACTTGCATCGCGTCGGCCGTACCGGAAGGGCCGGACGCAGTGGCACAGCCATATCGATTGTCACCGCCGGAGAAACGCAATATATCGAGAAATGCGAAAAAGCGCTGAAAATTACCATGCAAAAGAAACAGATGGTCAGAGGCGAGATGGCAGACAAAAAGGTGAGGCAAACCAATCTTAAACCGCAAAAAGTTCAACCAGTAAAGGTAAAACAAACAGAAATAAAGAAATAG
- a CDS encoding ABC-F family ATP-binding cassette domain-containing protein: MNILTIENLAKSYGEKVLFRDVTFGVDSGDKIGLIGVNGTGKSTFLKVIAGIDSPDQGQIVKGNGITVEYLPQDPEFAADETVLAQVFCGRAPVMQVLRDYEQALADSQQQPGNIVLQKKLIQLSQQMDDLGGWQLESEAKAILTKLGIPDFLAKIGTLSGGQKKRVALARALITPSDLLILDEPTNHIDNDTVDWLEDYLHNRKGGLLMVTHDRYFLDRVATRIIELDHGLLYTYSGNYSQFLELKLEREERREASERKRQNLLRNELVWIRRGAQARSTKQKARIQRFEELSAQKAEAADAKLEVSVGASRLGRKIIELEHIGHKYDDRTLIADFSYIVLKNDRVGIVGPNGSGKSTLLNIITGMLVPDSGTVDIGQTVKIGYFSQESGEIDEAMTVIDYIKAEGHFLPTADGSTISASQMLERFMFPPNVQWTPIAKLSGGEKRRLQLLKVLMGAPNVLLLDEPTNDIDIQTLTVLEDYLDDFAGAVIVVSHDRYFLDRLVDKIFAFEGDGRITQYVGGYSDYRAASLLRYSETISNGKPVEEKKTILVQPVKDRPRKFTFKEQREFEQIDDVIASVESELRAVTAQLDGAGSDYELLRQLTVRQQELESRLDELLERWTYLNELAEEMQKT; this comes from the coding sequence ATGAACATCTTAACAATTGAAAATCTAGCCAAGAGTTATGGCGAGAAGGTGCTGTTTCGTGATGTGACCTTTGGTGTTGACTCTGGCGATAAGATTGGTTTGATCGGCGTTAACGGCACCGGCAAGTCCACCTTCTTGAAAGTGATCGCCGGGATAGACAGCCCTGACCAAGGACAAATCGTCAAGGGCAACGGGATTACGGTCGAGTACCTGCCACAGGATCCTGAATTCGCGGCAGACGAGACCGTGCTGGCCCAGGTTTTCTGTGGCCGAGCGCCGGTTATGCAGGTGCTGCGGGACTACGAGCAAGCGCTGGCTGACAGTCAGCAGCAACCAGGCAATATCGTGTTGCAGAAGAAGTTGATTCAACTCAGCCAGCAAATGGATGACCTGGGCGGTTGGCAGCTGGAAAGCGAAGCCAAGGCCATCTTAACCAAATTGGGCATTCCAGATTTTTTAGCAAAGATCGGCACACTATCTGGCGGCCAAAAGAAACGGGTGGCTCTCGCCAGAGCGCTGATTACTCCTTCTGATCTTCTTATATTAGACGAACCGACAAATCATATTGATAATGACACTGTTGACTGGCTGGAAGACTATTTGCACAACCGCAAAGGCGGGCTGCTCATGGTCACCCATGACCGTTACTTTCTTGACCGAGTGGCGACTCGCATCATTGAATTGGATCACGGCTTACTTTACACCTATAGTGGTAATTACAGCCAGTTTCTTGAACTCAAGCTGGAACGAGAGGAACGGCGGGAGGCCAGTGAAAGGAAACGCCAAAACCTGCTGCGCAATGAACTCGTTTGGATACGGCGTGGAGCGCAGGCGCGGTCAACCAAGCAAAAAGCCCGCATCCAGCGGTTTGAGGAGTTAAGTGCCCAGAAAGCCGAGGCTGCCGATGCGAAACTTGAAGTGTCAGTTGGCGCGAGCAGGCTAGGCCGCAAGATCATTGAACTTGAGCACATTGGGCATAAGTATGATGACAGGACCCTGATTGCGGATTTTAGCTATATTGTGCTGAAAAATGACCGAGTTGGCATCGTCGGCCCTAATGGCAGCGGCAAATCTACCTTGCTGAATATCATCACTGGGATGCTGGTTCCGGATAGCGGTACTGTTGATATTGGGCAGACGGTTAAGATCGGCTACTTCTCGCAGGAAAGCGGCGAAATAGACGAAGCTATGACTGTGATTGACTATATTAAAGCAGAAGGACATTTTCTGCCAACCGCTGACGGCAGCACAATTAGCGCGTCCCAGATGTTAGAGCGTTTTATGTTTCCGCCGAACGTGCAGTGGACCCCGATTGCTAAACTGTCAGGCGGCGAGAAACGCCGTCTGCAACTACTGAAAGTATTGATGGGTGCTCCTAACGTTCTGCTGCTTGATGAGCCGACCAATGACATCGATATTCAAACCCTAACCGTTCTCGAAGACTATCTTGATGATTTTGCCGGCGCCGTCATTGTCGTCTCGCATGACCGTTATTTTCTTGATCGGCTGGTGGACAAAATATTTGCCTTTGAAGGCGATGGCAGAATCACGCAATATGTTGGCGGCTATTCCGATTATCGGGCGGCTAGCTTACTCCGGTATTCTGAAACAATAAGCAATGGCAAGCCGGTAGAAGAGAAAAAAACGATACTAGTACAACCTGTGAAAGATCGTCCCCGCAAATTTACGTTTAAAGAACAGCGGGAATTTGAGCAAATCGATGACGTCATCGCTAGTGTCGAGTCAGAACTGCGCGCCGTTACTGCACAACTTGATGGCGCTGGCAGTGATTATGAATTGCTGCGGCAGTTGACAGTCCGACAGCAGGAGCTGGAGTCCCGCCTTGACGAACTATTGGAACGGTGGACATATTTGAATGAGCTGGCGGAAGAAATGCAGAAGACTTGA
- the arcC gene encoding carbamate kinase, with translation MTQTIVLAFGGNAITRSTEKGTRDEQWANIRKTCAHVAELIKQGHRVLITHGNGPQVGNLLLKNELCKEVVPPMPLDVCVSNTQGSLGYAISQTLGNYLQSIGIEIPVVSLITQVVVSPEDPSFTQPSKFIGPFFSEVEACQIMETKGHVFKEDSGRGWRRVVPSPEPLEIVERNMVKQLLDTGAVVVAAGGGGIPVARSVGGLVGVEAVIDKDMAGQLLASGVNADAFLLLTEVERVCINYGKPSQQTLASMTVSQARQYQAAGHFPPGSMGPKVEAAIRFVSSVPGRKAYIVSLENACKAFTGESGTVITAE, from the coding sequence TTGACGCAGACCATCGTACTGGCCTTTGGCGGCAATGCTATTACCCGATCAACGGAAAAGGGAACTCGGGATGAACAATGGGCAAACATTCGCAAGACCTGCGCGCATGTGGCGGAACTGATCAAGCAGGGACATCGCGTCCTGATTACTCATGGCAATGGACCACAGGTTGGCAACTTGCTGTTGAAAAATGAACTGTGCAAAGAGGTTGTCCCGCCGATGCCGCTTGATGTTTGTGTTTCTAACACACAAGGTTCGCTTGGCTATGCCATCAGTCAGACGTTGGGCAACTACCTGCAAAGCATTGGTATCGAGATTCCGGTGGTTTCATTGATTACCCAAGTAGTGGTCAGCCCGGAAGATCCCTCATTTACGCAACCCTCAAAATTCATCGGTCCATTCTTTTCTGAGGTCGAGGCGTGCCAGATCATGGAAACCAAAGGCCATGTGTTCAAAGAAGACAGTGGTCGCGGCTGGCGGCGGGTTGTGCCTTCACCAGAACCTCTCGAAATCGTCGAAAGAAATATGGTCAAACAATTGTTGGATACAGGCGCAGTGGTAGTGGCAGCTGGCGGTGGCGGCATCCCGGTTGCGCGTAGCGTTGGTGGATTAGTGGGCGTTGAAGCTGTTATTGATAAAGACATGGCCGGACAATTACTAGCCAGCGGGGTAAATGCCGATGCGTTTCTGCTCTTAACTGAGGTTGAACGGGTCTGTATCAATTATGGCAAACCCTCTCAACAAACTCTGGCGAGCATGACTGTGTCCCAAGCCCGCCAATATCAAGCTGCAGGTCACTTTCCGCCAGGAAGCATGGGTCCAAAGGTTGAAGCCGCTATTCGCTTCGTTTCCTCCGTCCCGGGCCGCAAAGCCTATATCGTTTCATTAGAGAACGCCTGTAAAGCCTTCACTGGCGAAAGCGGCACAGTGATAACCGCAGAATAA